The genomic region tcttccagcAGCACTACCCGagagaagcgcagcggctctcACAAGAAGAATGATCTCTCAATAGAGTGCAGCttgcgcctgccgctgcctgaCACGGCGTCTGCCAGCGTTCTGTGGAGGGTGCTGAAGACCGACCCTTCTCTTGCCGGAACTGTGAAGGAGGTCTACTGGTGGAGTGAGGACCCGTCTCAGCGAACCGTCGCAGTAACGATCCAGGCATCCTCGAAGCGCGACCTGCGCTCTGCCGTCGGATCCCTCTTGGATCAAGCCAAGCTTGTTGTGCGAACGTTGCGTGTGTATCCTCCCACCACGGCCGCTACCACTACCGCTGCTGATCCTGGATTGAGCACGGTATGAGACGTGCATCGGAGAGCCGTTTGCACTGCTCCTTTTCCTACCTTCACTGCACCTCTTCCACACTTCTtcgtcgcggcgctgctgagcagaAAAGTGTGCGTGTTGCCTGCGCGCGAACCGActcgcctccgctgccaccTGCCTGCCGCGGTGTTTGTTATTTTTCGCCCTTTCCACAAGTGGCGCCGGCCTTGCGTTTATCCATCGGTGAGCTCCACTGGGGAGACAACAGAAGCCGCAACGCAGTAAGCCGGAAGAGAAAGCGAGCATCCTAATACCAAACAGTaaagaaaaaaggaaaacgtATCGCAAACCACCTTGTCGAACTCTGTGGGGTTGCGTCTCTGCCGTGCTTCGTCGTTGCACTGCCACCTTTTCAAGTGCGTTGGTTTGTGTTGTTCCCGCCCTGCTGTcttccgccgcagcgcggtgtgcacgcgccCTTTAGCTCGAGTCACAACCACGATATGCTGTTGCGTAAGAAAGAAGAGCGACGCATTACTGAGCCGCTGAAGCTGTGCATCTATCCGCCCCTCCGAGTGCTCCATGTCCTTTGGGTCGACTTTCGCtgttctcgctctctgcttTTTGCTGGTGACATTGCGCGCCTGTGCACTCCGTGCATGCCCCCCTCACATTCCCACCCGCCACACATCTGCGGACgcgccctccgcctctcctgcAGTTTACGCTGTCCACGCCCTCTTATCTTTTCAGCTCTCCTAGCTCtttctccccccctctcgACCACCCCCGCACCCCCGCGCGCACCCCAATATGTCTCTGAAGGACGTGAGCAAGaaggccgccgagctggagtCGAAGCTGAGCGGCAAGCTGTTCCTGGGCGGCGCGAAGCCGACGGCGGAGGATGTGAAGGCGTTCAACGACCTGCTCGGCGCGAACCACGTGAACCTGTACCGATGGGCGAAGAACATGGCGACGTACGCCGAGGGCGAGCGCAAGGCGTGGggcgcgccggtgcgcgtcgctgcgccggagctgcgcatgcccgcgccagcggcgaaggcggcggggtcggatgctgctgcggagaaGAGGGCTGCGCCgaaggctgccgctgtggcgccgccgcctgccgctgccgcggaggaggaggacgacatCGACCTGTTCGGCGagacgacggaggaggagaaggcagcgctggaggcgaagaaggcgaaggacgcggagaagaagaaggcgaagaaggaggtgaTTGCGAAGTCGTCGATCCTGTTCGATATCAAGGCGTGGGACGACACGATCGACCTggaggcgctcgcgcagAAGCTGCACGCGATCCAGCGCGACGGCCTGATCTGGGGTGACCACAAGCTGGTGCCCGTTGCGTTTGGCGTgaagaagctgcagcagctgatcgTCATTGAGGACGACAAGGTGTCCGGCGACGACCTGGAGGAGATGATCATGGgcttcgaggaggaggtgcagtcGATGGATATCGTCGCCTGGAACAAGATCTGAGGTGATTCGAGGCGGCACGTATGCTTTTCGCCACGTACGCTGCAGACGTCCTTCTTTACCTAAGCGTGTTACTGTGCCTTACCCTTTCggcccttttctctctctgtctcgaGCACAAGAAGGGGGCAGacgggcgtgtgtgtgtgtggggagaaGACCGCATATCGGGATCGGCATCAAGTACTCACAGGCGCCGTCCGACAGTTTCCATTCTTCTGATCTTGCTCCCATTTGACCTATGCGCGATGCCATGGGGTGAGGTGCGGGTTGATCGAGGCAGGGCAGccatgcagcagcggtggcgggtggAGAGAAGGGCAAGACAAACAAAGAGCACCCGCTCGGCGGATGGATGCGTGCAGTATGGAGGCGTGAGTGACAGGGTatggggaggcggaggtggaggggtcGGAGAAGCGAGCCTCATGCGTGGAAGAGGCTGTCCTTGCAAAGACAAACACACCAATAAAGTTAAAAAGAAACaaacagaggaagaggcgaaAACATGCATTTTGGCGTAGGTAGTGCGTACGCGTCTTTCGCTGTTCTGGAATGTgtgtgccgctctctctgtctgtctgtggctccgcctctccgcctccccttcTTCGCCCTTTTCCAATTTTTATATCTGCCGTTTAAGTCGATCACCGGTGTTGCGCGCGCCTCTTTAACACCACCTCGTCCCACGCTGAATAAGAACGCAAACAGTGTAGATCAGCTTGTGTTGCCCTCGCGTATGCCATTGAAACGTGCACCTTCGGTCGTGGATTCACGCGTCGCATGGTGTGAAAGCGCATCAACGGCGTGCATATCGACAGGACGAGGGCGCTGCCCGTGCCttgatgtgtgcgtgtgtgtgtgtggaagcgttgggggggggtaggggcAGCAACGGGTTTCCCGCAttcttttcttgttttgcGTGTGGGTGTCTTTCTTCGACTTTGTCTCCCCTGTTGTGTTGTTGTCTTCAAATTGACCCCCAGAAGAAAAGTGAAGCGACAGACGGGAGCATAAATGGGACGGCCCCGTCCCTCTTTGTTGAttctcctgtgtgtgtgtgtgtacgcgtgcgACTCGTgccgcacatacacatacatagTCGCACGAGCGGCAGTTAAGCTCTCTTTCTATCCGTAACAGAAACACCTCTTCGaaaggaaaacaacaaaCCAAGACAACCGTGAGGCCAAAGTCCCCGCCTTTCCTTCCCCCCAAAAAAAGTGCGAGGATGGATCGGCACCGATGCTCTGCACACATGCGaagcttctcttcctctgaAGCTTAAGAAGTGCATGCGCTGCTTCCCTTTCGCCAAGGTGGCGGAGACGTCAGGGGGTTTCTCTATGCGACTCATTATGTTGCCTCCGCAGCTGAGAAAGTGAGGTTGCCTTTCCTTTCGCCTGCGCCAACGAGGGGTGGGTATAcactgtgcgtgtgtgcccctcccccgcttgCTAGGCTTAGCGTGTGACTAGACTCGACTTGATGGAACGAGTGAGAACAGTAAAGGGCACTGTATGTTTCGGTTGAGCACCACGCGGCGGTGTTGGCATGTGCCTGAGCGAAGCTTGCCATCCCATGTGCTCGCGCCTATCACACCTTCGCACGTCCCCCAGCCCGCAAAGGACTCAGCACCATCTGCACTTTTCTTcttgtgcttctctctgtgtgcgcttgCCGATCTGCTTCACTGTCTTGTGTCTTTCCCCTCCTCGTTatctctttcgttttttttttgtgtggaCTTTGCGTACTTGTGTACCGCCTTACCGACTCGCGTGAACCCATCGAAACGCATGCAACGCGAACATGTGACTTTCTGTGTTGCTGGTTGCCACCCATGAACACCACAAACCTACCACCtccaaaacaacaacaacatTATCGTGCGCACCACAtgggcactgctgctccgcaCGTTTTTCTCCTCTatgactgctgctgccgtttcGTTGATGTGCACTCCATAACGACAATGCAAGAGAAGAACGAAGCAGCGCGGAGAATAAGCTGAGGTTGCGCGGTGACGATCGTGCTTCTGCAGAGCCCCTTCTTTTCCCCTGCGCTTACTACTACTGTTTTTTTTGCCGTTACGGCATTCGAAACGTGTTCCGTTGTCAGTTTTCAAGC from Leishmania major strain Friedlin complete genome, chromosome 34 harbors:
- the eEF1B beta 1 gene encoding elongation factor 1-beta: MSLKDVSKKAAELESKLSGKLFLGGAKPTAEDVKAFNDLLGANHVNLYRWAKNMATYAEGERKAWGAPVRVAAPELRMPAPAAKAAGSDAAAEKRAAPKAAAVAPPPAAAAEEEDDIDLFGETTEEEKAALEAKKAKDAEKKKAKKEVIAKSSILFDIKAWDDTIDLEALAQKLHAIQRDGLIWGDHKLVPVAFGVKKLQQLIVIEDDKVSGDDLEEMIMGFEEEVQSMDIVAWNKI